A window of the Henckelia pumila isolate YLH828 chromosome 3, ASM3356847v2, whole genome shotgun sequence genome harbors these coding sequences:
- the LOC140890804 gene encoding E3 ubiquitin-protein ligase HAKAI homolog isoform X2 has protein sequence MLQIRLTKPASESGGSAKPAPADNIRVACPDHLVLADLPVAKSLGSASASAVIKTVGRRSRRQLGERVHFCVRCDFPIAIYGRLSPCEHAFCLDCARSDSLCYLCDERIQKIQTIKMMEGIFICAAPHCLKSFLKKAEFESHINEIHGDLLHPHKEKEGNESEATSARKPSASDSTVQAPLKSVFSSSSNLQAHDHEDKSQRSQSRDPPPLRPNMHPMSLPHFPGKVPNHPSEQQHDSNQVFDRAASQIQFPQQTFDPQGGLRQDSATNQNPVLPAPQFGYSPYVSDGTQQFFGAPYDAVRSGAMAEAGSEQVTLLGFPPGPAGPMNFAQNYPQPWNMGMVSGPLDSPLVAQGATDGFVNMSDPQGRGFYQGDYGQNAAAANKSMERRPQSLPLPPPLPSPLLSSHLSQLKQGWSYPNDGNRDVPPGFGWQPEGRDNFGGGPD, from the exons ATGCTGCAGATTCGACTGACCAAACCAGCTAGTGAAAGTGGTGGAAGTGCGAAACCCGCCCCAGCTGACAATATCAGAGTCGCATGCCCTGATCATCTTGTTTTAGCAGATCTTCCTGTAGCCAAGAGCCTTGGTTCGGCAAGTGCTTCAGCTGTCATCAAGACTGTTGGCCGCAGGTCTCGCCGCCAGCTGGGTGAGCGGGTTCATTTTTGTGTCAGATGTGATTTTCCTATCGCTATATATGGGCGTCTG AGCCCCTGCGAGCATGCATTTTGTCTGGACTGTGCTAGAAGTGATTCTCTTTGTTACCT CTGTGATGAACGCATTCAAAAGATTCAGACAATTAAAATGATGGAAGGAATCTTCATTTGTGCGGCTCCTCATTGTCTCAAGTCTTTCTTGAAGAAAGCTGAATTTGAGTCGCACATAAATGAAATCCACGGTGATCTTCTTCATCCGCACAAGGAAAAGGAAGGAAATGAGTCAGAAGCTACAAGTGCCAGAAAACCTTCGGCCTCAGATTCCACAGTTCAAGCACCCCTAAAGTCAGTATTTTCTTCAAGTTCGAATCTTCAGGCTCATGACCATGAGGACAAAAGCCAACGATCCCAATCCAGAGATCCGCCACCTCTAAGACCTAATATGCATCCAATGTCTTTGCCACATTTTCCTGGAAAAGTCCCAAATCACCCGTCAGAGCAACAGCATGATAGCAACCAAGTTTTTGACAGAGCTGCCTCCCAGATCCAGTTTCCTCAACAAACCTTCGATCCGCAGGGTGGTCTGAGGCAAGATTCAG CAACCAATCAAAACCCAGTCTTACCTGCCCCACAGTTTGGCTATTCTCCTTATGTATCTGATGGAACGCAGCAGTTCTTTGGTGCTCCATATGATGCGGTGAGGTCAGGTGCCATGGCTGAAGCTGGATCAGAACAAGTTACACTGTTAGGTTTCCCACCTGGTCCTGCTGGACCCATGAATTTTGCACAAAACTATCCCCAGCCGTGGAATATGGGAATGGTTTCTGGCCCTTTGGATTCTCCTCTTGTTGCCCAAGGAGCTACAGATGGTTTCGTGAACATGTCCGACCCTCAAGGACGAGGATTCTATCAGGGTGACTATGGGCAGAATGCGGCTGCGGCCAATAAATCTATGGAACGGAGGCCCCAGTCCTTGCCTCTGCCACCACCACTTCCATCTCCTCTACTTTCTTCGCACTTATCACAACTAAAACAAGGGTGGTCATACCCTAATGATGGAAACCGTGATGTTCCACCTGGCTTTGGTTGGCAGCCTGAGGGACGCGACAACTTCGGAGGTGGCCCAGATTAG
- the LOC140887737 gene encoding uncharacterized protein: MEPSWGKPNFLRNVLVRLFLLCVFIIALRFAYVVTIRGESCDIGDFCFFSLPENFTLVAGAGQLNKASSVTFSSSGPKKVPDLWSTRGFQKAVRFYSSVFQDLISDGVLSLNSKTLCVETPTGADVFALKELGVEDSVGIARKGFKPLVVSGQGFKQPFDDESFDFVFCGGGVVEKSLRPGDFAAEIARTMRPEGFLVTHTTANDTYSFESFLDLFHSFKLVKSKDFVGFDSDMPFIREIVMQKVYINTDRGRLVEKVGGDLDNKCSVATYKLDLIRKAEPLIEEEPKKPWITLKKNIQNIKYLSSMADISFKTKYVYVDVGARSYGSSIVSWFKKQYPKQNKTFEIYAIEADRTFHDEYKNKKGVTLLPYAAWVRNESLFFEINEDPGHKKVEKGRGMGRIQPTQSSGSSSSSGHVDEIQGFDFSNWLKNAVAEKDYVVMKMDVEGTEFDLIPMLFETGAICLIDELFLECHYNRWQKCCPGERTTKYQKTYGQCLELFTSLRKSGVLVHQWW, translated from the coding sequence ATGGAGCCGAGTTGGGGGAAACCCAACTTTCTGAGGAATGTTCTGGTGCGGCTGTTTCTCTTGTGCGTGTTTATCATCGCTCTCCGATTTGCTTACGTGGTGACTATCCGAGGAGAGTCGTGTGACATCGGCGATTTCTGTTTCTTTTCGTTGCCGGAGAATTTCACCCTCGTCGCCGGTGCTGGGCAGCTGAACAAAGCCTCGTCGGTGACCTTTTCGTCCTCAGGTCCCAAGAAAGTTCCTGATCTCTGGTCCACGAGGGGGTTCCAGAAAGCTGTGAGATTTTACTCCTCGGTGTTTCAGGATCTCATATCTGATGGCGTTTTGAGCCTGAATTCGAAAACCCTTTGCGTGGAAACACCAACAGGAGCTGACGTTTTCGCGCTGAAGGAGCTAGGTGTGGAGGATTCGGTTGGTATCGCTAGGAAAGGTTTCAAGCCATTGGTGGTTTCAGGGCAGGGTTTTAAGCAGCCGTTTGATGACGAGAGTTTTGATTTCGTCTTTTGTGGAGGTGGAGTGGTGGAGAAATCGTTGAGGCCGGGTGATTTTGCAGCGGAGATTGCCCGGACTATGAGGCCCGAAGGGTTTCTGGTTACCCACACTACGGCTAACGATACATACAGTTTTGAATCATTTCTTGATTTATTCCATTCTTTTAAACTGGTAAAGAGCAAGGATTTTGTTGGGTTCGATTCCGATATGCCTTTCATTCGTGAAATTGTGATGCAAAAGGTGTATATCAACACGGATAGGGGTCGACTGGTTGAAAAAGTTGGTGGTGATCTGGACAATAAATGCTCTGTCGCCACTTATAAACTAGATTTGATTAGGAAAGCTGAGCCTTTGATTGAAGAAGAACCAAAAAAACCATGGATTACTTTGAAGAAGAACATTCAGAATATAAAGTACTTATCTTCCATGGCTGATATTAGTTTTAAGACAAAGTACGTGTATGTTGATGTTGGAGCTAGAAGCTATGGCTCAAGCATTGTCAGTTGGTTTAAGAAGCAATATCCAAAGCAAAATAAGACATTCGAGATATATGCAATTGAAGCTGATCGGACATTTCATGACGAgtacaagaacaagaaaggtGTTACTTTACTCCCCTATGCAGCTTGGGTACGAAATGAGAGCCTGTTCTTTGAAATTAACGAGGACCCTGGCCATAAAAAGGTAGAAAAAGGTAGAGGAATGGGGAGGATTCAACCCACTCAGTCTTCTGGTAGTTCTAGTTCCTCTGGTCATGTAGATGAGATACAGGGGTTTGATTTTTCAAATTGGTTGAAGAATGCGGTGGCGGAGAAAGATTATGTGGTGATGAAGATGGATGTGGAAGGGACTGAATTTGATTTGATTCCCATGTTGTTTGAGACGGGAGCTATTTGTTTGATCGATGAGCTGTTTCTTGAATGTCATTATAATAGGTGGCAAAAATGCTGTCCGGGAGAGAGGACAACCAAGTACCAGAAAACATACGGTCAGTGCTTGGAGCTGTTTACCTCTCTTAGAAAAAGTGGAGTTCTGGTTCATCAATGGTGGTGA
- the LOC140890804 gene encoding E3 ubiquitin-protein ligase HAKAI homolog isoform X1, with the protein MLQIRLTKPASESGGSAKPAPADNIRVACPDHLVLADLPVAKSLGSASASAVIKTVGRRSRRQLGERVHFCVRCDFPIAIYGRLSPCEHAFCLDCARSDSLCYLCDERIQKIQTIKMMEGIFICAAPHCLKSFLKKAEFESHINEIHGDLLHPHKEKEGNESEATSARKPSASDSTVQAPLKSVFSSSSNLQAHDHEDKSQRSQSRDPPPLRPNMHPMSLPHFPGKVPNHPSEQQHDSNQVFDRAASQIQFPQQTFDPQGGLRQDSAATNQNPVLPAPQFGYSPYVSDGTQQFFGAPYDAVRSGAMAEAGSEQVTLLGFPPGPAGPMNFAQNYPQPWNMGMVSGPLDSPLVAQGATDGFVNMSDPQGRGFYQGDYGQNAAAANKSMERRPQSLPLPPPLPSPLLSSHLSQLKQGWSYPNDGNRDVPPGFGWQPEGRDNFGGGPD; encoded by the exons ATGCTGCAGATTCGACTGACCAAACCAGCTAGTGAAAGTGGTGGAAGTGCGAAACCCGCCCCAGCTGACAATATCAGAGTCGCATGCCCTGATCATCTTGTTTTAGCAGATCTTCCTGTAGCCAAGAGCCTTGGTTCGGCAAGTGCTTCAGCTGTCATCAAGACTGTTGGCCGCAGGTCTCGCCGCCAGCTGGGTGAGCGGGTTCATTTTTGTGTCAGATGTGATTTTCCTATCGCTATATATGGGCGTCTG AGCCCCTGCGAGCATGCATTTTGTCTGGACTGTGCTAGAAGTGATTCTCTTTGTTACCT CTGTGATGAACGCATTCAAAAGATTCAGACAATTAAAATGATGGAAGGAATCTTCATTTGTGCGGCTCCTCATTGTCTCAAGTCTTTCTTGAAGAAAGCTGAATTTGAGTCGCACATAAATGAAATCCACGGTGATCTTCTTCATCCGCACAAGGAAAAGGAAGGAAATGAGTCAGAAGCTACAAGTGCCAGAAAACCTTCGGCCTCAGATTCCACAGTTCAAGCACCCCTAAAGTCAGTATTTTCTTCAAGTTCGAATCTTCAGGCTCATGACCATGAGGACAAAAGCCAACGATCCCAATCCAGAGATCCGCCACCTCTAAGACCTAATATGCATCCAATGTCTTTGCCACATTTTCCTGGAAAAGTCCCAAATCACCCGTCAGAGCAACAGCATGATAGCAACCAAGTTTTTGACAGAGCTGCCTCCCAGATCCAGTTTCCTCAACAAACCTTCGATCCGCAGGGTGGTCTGAGGCAAGATTCAG CAGCAACCAATCAAAACCCAGTCTTACCTGCCCCACAGTTTGGCTATTCTCCTTATGTATCTGATGGAACGCAGCAGTTCTTTGGTGCTCCATATGATGCGGTGAGGTCAGGTGCCATGGCTGAAGCTGGATCAGAACAAGTTACACTGTTAGGTTTCCCACCTGGTCCTGCTGGACCCATGAATTTTGCACAAAACTATCCCCAGCCGTGGAATATGGGAATGGTTTCTGGCCCTTTGGATTCTCCTCTTGTTGCCCAAGGAGCTACAGATGGTTTCGTGAACATGTCCGACCCTCAAGGACGAGGATTCTATCAGGGTGACTATGGGCAGAATGCGGCTGCGGCCAATAAATCTATGGAACGGAGGCCCCAGTCCTTGCCTCTGCCACCACCACTTCCATCTCCTCTACTTTCTTCGCACTTATCACAACTAAAACAAGGGTGGTCATACCCTAATGATGGAAACCGTGATGTTCCACCTGGCTTTGGTTGGCAGCCTGAGGGACGCGACAACTTCGGAGGTGGCCCAGATTAG